A DNA window from Eriocheir sinensis breed Jianghai 21 chromosome 22, ASM2467909v1, whole genome shotgun sequence contains the following coding sequences:
- the LOC127002241 gene encoding Golgi SNAP receptor complex member 2-like: protein MEVLYHQTNRLLQEVTSQDLIRIQRAPASEDCNEAENLVVQKLDAIHANCNRLDILINKEPAARRATAKYRVDQLKYDLKHVQNSFGMLQHQKQMRVREVEEREALLSRKFTTNDQQETSIFLDHELQHHDKLGEANRNMDEMLGAGRSILEGIQDQGMTLKGARKKVLDLANTLGLSNTVMRMIERRSTQDKYILFAGMVIVLLCLYLALRYL from the exons ATGGAAGTGCTCTACCACCAGACCAATCGGCTGCTGCAGGAAGTGACCTCGCAGGACCTGATCAGAATCCAGAGGGCGCCCGCCAGCGAGGACTGCAATGAGGCCGAGAACCTGGTGGTGCAGAAGCTGGATGCCATACATGC CAACTGCAATCGCTTGGACATCCTGATCAACAAGGAGCCGGCGGCCAGAAGAGCAACAGCCAAGTACCGTGTCGACCAGCTCAAATATGACCTCAAACACGTACAG AATTCCTTCGGGATGCTTCAACATCAAAAACAAATGCGGGTGcgtgaggtggaggagagggaggcgctGCTGTCGAGGAAGTTCACCACCAATGACCAACAGGAAACGTCCATCTTCCTCGACCATGAACTCCAGCACCACGACAAGCTGGGG GAGGCGAATCGTAACATGGACGAGATGCTGGGCGCTGGAAGAAGCATACTGGAGGGCATCCAAGACCAGGGCATGACGCTGAAGGGGGCAAGGAAGAAAGTACTGGACCTCGCCAACACCTTAGGGCTCTCCAACACCGTGATGCGTATGATAGAAAGGCGCTCCACCCAGGACAAGTACATCCTCTTTGCTGGCATGGTGATTGTCCTCCTCTGTCTGTATCTGGCGCTGCGGTACCTATGA